Proteins from a single region of Desulfolutivibrio sulfoxidireducens:
- a CDS encoding tetrathionate reductase family octaheme c-type cytochrome, whose product MRTRYFPIVPRWLLVVLCLAMGAFVLEALPESLQAANQDAPAPKAPEKKREPRAPKPADWMPEDYVKAATRAKEPRALVKDVRVEDPKLRQIRFKELELSVKDIPSPFLLLESPMVNTYENLYGPVKFMHSKHAASLDGNCALCHHASPQGADAAKERLSETVACRACHQESFDPQKPERVGLKAAYHQQCMECHTKMHKGPVDCAGCHSKNVPNHKDLVKLPADPTPMQVTQECLRCHQKAGEDMIESAHWLWKGPSPFTVEKSKRVMSGKATDTINNFCIALPSNWPRCTSCHAGYGWKDETFDFKDTSRIDCLSCHDTTGSYAKTPTAAGMPAPEVDLVHVAQNVGLSSRTTCGNCHFEGGGGDAVKHADMSGVLRWPERNCDIHMGGYDFSCSDCHRTQNHKIPGRSTSLPVAEGSRSCEDCHSQKPHYGDTMLDYHLNKHTDTVACNTCHSPVFSKCVATKTWWDWSEAGDKERKPVKDKYGMPDYNWQKGTFEWKESKKPSYAWYNGYMERLLIGDKMNHDVKGFKPDEHPSQAEKKNMPIINVTRPVGSFKDPSSRIYPFKVMDAIQPADAENNYLLVPHLYPVSPDDKTAYWKNLDWQKAFETGMKAVGLPYSGTYEWVRTNMYWGIHHEVAPKEMALSCVQCHDSLKGEKTCDRCHQDNRSVDFKKLAHKGTDFGFMLSRGRDVADLVNSTDYIDFKALGYKGDPIVYGGRFTTLPLGQSAQAASGERGQ is encoded by the coding sequence ATGAGGACACGATACTTCCCGATCGTTCCGCGATGGCTGCTGGTCGTGCTGTGTCTGGCCATGGGGGCGTTTGTGCTGGAGGCGCTTCCGGAGAGCCTCCAGGCGGCCAATCAGGATGCGCCGGCCCCCAAGGCCCCGGAAAAAAAGCGGGAGCCGCGCGCTCCCAAGCCAGCGGACTGGATGCCCGAGGACTACGTCAAGGCCGCGACCCGGGCCAAGGAGCCCCGGGCGCTGGTGAAGGACGTCCGCGTGGAGGACCCGAAACTGCGACAGATCCGGTTCAAGGAACTCGAACTGAGCGTCAAGGATATTCCGTCGCCTTTTTTGCTGCTGGAGAGTCCTATGGTGAATACGTACGAGAACCTCTACGGACCGGTCAAGTTCATGCATTCCAAGCATGCGGCCAGCCTGGATGGAAACTGCGCGCTGTGCCACCACGCCAGTCCGCAGGGAGCCGATGCCGCCAAAGAGCGACTCTCCGAAACCGTGGCCTGTCGCGCCTGCCACCAGGAGTCCTTCGATCCGCAAAAGCCGGAGCGTGTCGGGCTCAAGGCCGCGTACCATCAGCAGTGCATGGAGTGCCATACCAAGATGCACAAGGGCCCCGTGGACTGCGCGGGGTGCCATTCCAAAAACGTCCCCAACCACAAGGACCTGGTGAAGCTGCCCGCCGATCCGACTCCCATGCAGGTGACCCAGGAGTGCCTGCGCTGCCATCAAAAGGCCGGAGAGGACATGATCGAGAGCGCGCACTGGCTGTGGAAGGGACCCTCTCCCTTCACGGTCGAGAAGTCCAAGCGGGTCATGAGCGGCAAGGCCACGGACACCATCAACAACTTCTGCATCGCCCTGCCGTCGAACTGGCCGCGCTGCACCTCCTGCCACGCCGGGTACGGATGGAAGGACGAGACCTTCGACTTCAAGGATACGAGCCGGATCGATTGCCTGTCGTGCCACGACACCACCGGCAGCTACGCGAAGACGCCGACGGCCGCCGGGATGCCCGCACCCGAGGTCGACCTCGTGCATGTGGCCCAGAACGTGGGCCTCAGTTCCCGCACCACCTGCGGCAACTGCCACTTCGAGGGCGGCGGCGGCGACGCGGTCAAGCACGCGGACATGTCCGGCGTGCTGCGCTGGCCGGAGAGGAATTGCGACATCCACATGGGCGGGTACGATTTTTCGTGTTCGGACTGCCATCGGACCCAGAACCACAAGATCCCTGGCCGCAGCACCTCGCTGCCGGTCGCCGAGGGCTCCCGAAGCTGCGAGGATTGCCACTCCCAGAAACCGCATTACGGCGATACCATGCTCGACTACCACCTCAACAAGCATACCGATACAGTGGCCTGCAACACCTGCCATTCCCCGGTCTTTTCGAAGTGCGTGGCGACAAAGACCTGGTGGGATTGGTCGGAGGCCGGCGACAAGGAGCGCAAGCCCGTCAAGGACAAATACGGGATGCCTGACTACAACTGGCAAAAGGGAACATTCGAGTGGAAGGAATCGAAAAAGCCGTCCTATGCCTGGTACAACGGCTATATGGAAAGACTCTTGATCGGGGACAAGATGAATCATGACGTCAAGGGGTTCAAGCCTGACGAACATCCGTCGCAAGCGGAGAAAAAGAACATGCCCATCATAAACGTCACCCGGCCGGTCGGTTCCTTCAAGGATCCCTCCTCCAGGATCTATCCTTTCAAGGTCATGGATGCGATCCAGCCCGCTGATGCCGAAAACAACTATCTCCTGGTGCCGCATCTCTATCCCGTGAGCCCGGACGACAAAACCGCCTACTGGAAGAACCTCGATTGGCAAAAGGCCTTCGAGACAGGCATGAAGGCCGTCGGATTGCCGTACAGCGGCACATACGAATGGGTGCGCACGAACATGTACTGGGGCATCCACCACGAGGTCGCGCCCAAGGAGATGGCCCTGTCCTGCGTGCAGTGCCATGACAGCCTCAAGGGCGAGAAAACCTGCGACCGCTGCCATCAGGACAACCGGAGCGTGGATTTCAAGAAACTGGCCCACAAGGGAACCGACTTCGGCTTCATGCTGTCGCGCGGCAGGGATGTGGCCGATCTGGTGAACTCCACCGATTACATCGACTTCAAGGCCCTTGGATACAAGGGCGACCCGATCGTGTACGGCGGCCGCTTCACGACGCTGCCACTGGGGCAATCCGCCCAGGCCGCAAGCGGCGAGCGCGGCCAGTGA
- a CDS encoding TetR/AcrR family transcriptional regulator: MTPKDGSDTREKLLLAAVAVFADKGYKAATVREICRRAEGANNNAVTYYFGGKAKLYALILDIMFAETQRRMAETAPDAATDPPETRLRAFLRAYCATLYAGGEVAERFIRIFSREMLTPTYDLSTLEEKYIRPQTKWGMDLLGELLGPDVPREAVRDTLAGIVGQAAYYCFVWPVFKLAHPDHPGMAAHWPALAEHIFTFSMAGIAAVREKYAHPEPAS, from the coding sequence ATGACCCCCAAGGACGGCTCGGACACCCGGGAAAAACTGCTTCTGGCCGCCGTGGCCGTGTTCGCCGACAAAGGCTACAAGGCCGCCACCGTGCGCGAGATCTGCCGCCGGGCCGAGGGCGCCAACAACAACGCCGTCACCTACTATTTCGGGGGCAAGGCCAAGCTCTATGCCCTGATCCTGGACATCATGTTCGCCGAGACCCAGCGGCGCATGGCCGAAACCGCCCCGGACGCGGCCACCGATCCGCCGGAAACGCGTCTTCGGGCCTTCCTGCGCGCCTACTGCGCCACCCTCTACGCCGGGGGCGAGGTGGCCGAACGATTCATCCGCATCTTTTCCCGGGAGATGCTCACCCCAACCTACGACCTCTCGACCCTGGAGGAAAAATATATCCGGCCCCAGACGAAATGGGGCATGGACCTCCTCGGCGAACTCCTCGGACCCGACGTGCCCCGCGAGGCCGTGCGCGACACCCTGGCCGGCATCGTGGGCCAGGCCGCGTATTACTGCTTCGTCTGGCCGGTCTTCAAACTGGCCCATCCCGACCATCCGGGCATGGCCGCCCACTGGCCCGCGCTGGCCGAACACATCTTCACCTTTTCCATGGCCGGCATCGCGGCCGTCAGGGAAAAATACGCCCATCCGGAGCCCGCCTCATGA
- the nrfD gene encoding NrfD/PsrC family molybdoenzyme membrane anchor subunit: protein MHTQARPIDRPFWTPGVLVMIGLMAAGGLALLSRYTGGLGFATNLTDATPWGLWIGIDVASGVALAAGGFTTAALAHIFGRHAYEAVTRPALLTAALGYTFVAFGVTIDVGRSWAIWKPMFYHNYNSALFEVAMCVMTYVTVLWIEMVPIVAERFGSRFRLLGWLDRTLGKFMWVFIILGVVLSCMHQSSLGTLLVIAPTKLDPLWYTSLLPLLFLLSAVSVGYPMVIVETTIATTSLKLDGEMEVLTPLSRFTILTLGLYLAVKIADLVLRGQLGRAFSGSPASISFLVELFIGGVVPWLMLLSSKVRRSRRALFVVALCIVGGVLLNRINVFVVGFSPRTAAHPYSPAMGEILVTLGAAATIMFLYRVFVSFTPVLSARTMKEVSR, encoded by the coding sequence ATGCATACCCAAGCCCGCCCCATCGATCGTCCCTTCTGGACCCCCGGAGTCCTGGTCATGATCGGACTTATGGCCGCCGGAGGCCTGGCCCTCCTTTCCCGCTACACCGGCGGACTCGGATTCGCCACCAACCTCACGGACGCCACGCCCTGGGGCCTGTGGATCGGCATTGACGTGGCCTCCGGCGTGGCCCTGGCCGCCGGCGGCTTCACGACCGCCGCCCTGGCCCACATCTTCGGCCGTCACGCCTACGAGGCCGTGACACGGCCGGCCCTGCTCACGGCCGCCCTGGGTTATACCTTCGTGGCCTTCGGCGTGACGATTGATGTCGGTCGTTCCTGGGCCATCTGGAAACCCATGTTCTATCACAACTACAACTCGGCCCTGTTCGAAGTGGCCATGTGCGTCATGACCTACGTGACCGTGCTGTGGATCGAGATGGTACCCATTGTGGCCGAACGGTTCGGGAGCCGGTTTCGGTTGCTGGGCTGGCTCGACCGGACCCTCGGCAAATTCATGTGGGTCTTCATTATCCTTGGCGTGGTGTTGTCCTGCATGCACCAATCGAGTCTGGGGACCCTTCTGGTCATCGCCCCGACAAAGCTCGATCCGCTGTGGTACACGTCGCTTCTGCCGCTTCTGTTTCTTCTTTCCGCCGTGTCCGTGGGCTATCCCATGGTCATCGTGGAGACCACCATCGCCACGACGTCGCTGAAGCTGGACGGCGAAATGGAGGTGCTCACCCCCTTGTCGCGGTTCACCATCCTCACCCTCGGCCTGTATCTGGCCGTCAAGATCGCCGATCTGGTCCTGCGCGGCCAACTCGGCCGGGCCTTCTCAGGCTCGCCGGCCAGTATAAGCTTCCTGGTGGAGCTTTTCATCGGAGGCGTTGTGCCCTGGCTTATGCTGCTGTCTTCGAAAGTGCGTCGGTCACGGCGCGCCCTGTTCGTGGTGGCCCTGTGCATCGTCGGCGGGGTGCTGCTCAACCGGATCAACGTGTTCGTGGTCGGCTTCTCCCCACGGACAGCCGCGCATCCCTACTCCCCGGCCATGGGCGAGATCCTCGTCACGCTGGGCGCCGCGGCCACGATCATGTTCCTGTACCGGGTGTTCGTGTCCTTCACCCCTGTTTTATCGGCTCGCACCATGAAGGAGGTTTCCCGATGA
- a CDS encoding acyl-CoA dehydratase activase, translated as MFAGIDIGSRSIELVVVENSRVVHAARAATTFDPVSQCHKLFDAAPACPVVATGYGRELAAANGFGREITSITEIKAHALGAAHRFPQAGGVLDIGGQDTKAIALLPGGKVAKFEMNDRCAAGTGKFLEFLANVFQIPVEEFGAYALSGTPGIEVSSMCTVFAETEATSLMAKGRDPKDIALGLHASVVRRTANMLRRVGVADGITPVVFSGGVAHNPCIVHLLGQALGQPLLVAHDPDMTGALGAALWGERRG; from the coding sequence ATGTTCGCGGGCATCGATATCGGCTCCAGGTCCATCGAACTGGTCGTGGTGGAAAATTCCCGCGTGGTCCACGCCGCCCGCGCCGCCACCACCTTCGACCCCGTCTCCCAGTGCCACAAACTCTTCGACGCCGCACCCGCCTGCCCCGTCGTGGCCACGGGCTACGGCCGGGAACTGGCGGCCGCAAACGGCTTCGGCCGCGAGATAACCTCCATCACCGAGATCAAGGCCCACGCCCTGGGCGCGGCCCACCGCTTCCCCCAGGCCGGCGGCGTCCTGGACATCGGCGGACAGGACACCAAGGCCATCGCCCTCCTGCCCGGCGGCAAGGTGGCCAAGTTCGAGATGAACGACCGCTGCGCCGCTGGCACCGGCAAATTCCTGGAGTTTCTGGCCAACGTCTTCCAGATACCGGTCGAGGAGTTCGGGGCCTACGCCCTCTCCGGCACCCCCGGCATCGAGGTCAGCAGCATGTGCACTGTCTTCGCCGAAACCGAGGCCACCTCGCTTATGGCCAAGGGCCGCGACCCCAAAGACATCGCCCTGGGACTGCACGCCTCCGTGGTCCGGCGCACGGCCAACATGCTGCGCCGCGTGGGCGTGGCCGACGGCATAACCCCCGTGGTCTTCTCCGGCGGCGTGGCCCATAACCCCTGCATCGTCCACCTGCTCGGACAGGCCCTGGGACAACCCCTGCTCGTCGCCCACGACCCGGATATGACCGGAGCCCTGGGCGCCGCGCTGTGGGGGGAAAGGCGGGGATAA
- a CDS encoding sigma-54 interaction domain-containing protein, which translates to MKHPPPSIPPSLILDHLAVGVFTVDSEFRITSFNARAEELTGFGRHDALGHLCFEIFRADKCFEGPCPLRLAMDNMASLVRERATILCKNNQERPVEITAAVLRDASGGILGGVETILDDSDRTALEKKVKGSYRVGDIIGRSPLMIALFESLPALAATDIGVLILGETGTGKGLVAKALHNSSHRRAAPFIKVNCAALPANLLESELFGYRKGAFTDARKDKPGMFELAHGGTLFLDEIGEMDFGLQSKLLQAIEDKEFYPLGATKPVKVDSRIIASTNRHLADFVKQGLFRADLYYRLQVAQIDLPPLRERREDIPLLLEHFLRELPCAGGRRRRGLSPSAMRLVMEHDFPGNVRELRNILEYAAILQQDERITDQDLPRYLLRKSGEITSEDQPFNSLGDASSAPRTGPPPPPDAPPRPDASDGETTCRAKELLEQTLRQTFGDRRRAARMLGISRTTLWRRMKQFGVRE; encoded by the coding sequence ATGAAACATCCGCCACCCTCCATCCCCCCCTCCCTCATCCTGGATCACCTCGCCGTCGGGGTTTTCACCGTCGATTCCGAGTTCCGCATAACCTCTTTCAACGCCAGGGCCGAGGAACTGACGGGGTTTGGCCGGCACGATGCCCTGGGGCATTTATGCTTCGAGATCTTTCGGGCCGACAAATGTTTCGAGGGGCCATGTCCCTTGCGCCTGGCCATGGACAACATGGCCAGCCTTGTCCGGGAGCGGGCCACGATTCTTTGCAAGAACAATCAGGAACGTCCGGTGGAGATCACGGCCGCGGTTCTCCGGGACGCCTCGGGGGGCATCCTCGGAGGAGTGGAGACGATTCTCGACGACTCGGACCGGACCGCGCTGGAAAAGAAAGTCAAGGGCTCCTACCGCGTGGGCGACATCATCGGCCGCAGCCCCCTGATGATCGCCCTGTTCGAATCCTTGCCGGCGCTTGCGGCCACGGACATAGGCGTGCTCATTCTCGGGGAAACCGGCACGGGCAAGGGGCTTGTGGCCAAGGCCCTGCACAATTCCAGTCATCGCCGCGCGGCCCCGTTCATCAAGGTGAATTGCGCGGCGCTGCCGGCCAATCTGCTCGAATCGGAACTCTTCGGCTATCGCAAGGGGGCTTTCACCGATGCGCGCAAGGACAAGCCGGGCATGTTCGAACTGGCCCACGGAGGGACCCTTTTTCTCGATGAAATAGGGGAAATGGACTTCGGACTGCAATCAAAGCTGCTCCAGGCCATCGAAGACAAGGAGTTTTACCCGCTGGGCGCCACAAAGCCGGTCAAGGTCGATTCGCGGATCATCGCCTCGACGAACCGTCACCTGGCGGACTTCGTCAAACAAGGGCTTTTTCGGGCCGATCTGTATTACCGCCTGCAGGTGGCCCAGATCGATCTGCCGCCCCTGCGTGAACGCCGGGAGGACATCCCGCTTCTTCTCGAGCATTTCCTGCGGGAATTGCCGTGCGCCGGCGGACGTCGCCGCCGCGGTTTGAGCCCGTCGGCCATGCGGCTGGTCATGGAACACGATTTTCCCGGCAACGTTCGGGAACTGCGCAACATCCTCGAATACGCCGCCATTCTCCAGCAGGACGAGCGGATCACGGACCAGGATCTGCCTCGCTACCTGCTGCGCAAATCCGGGGAGATCACCAGTGAGGACCAGCCTTTCAACTCCCTGGGGGACGCGTCTTCCGCGCCGCGGACGGGGCCTCCCCCCCCTCCCGACGCGCCCCCGCGCCCCGATGCCTCTGATGGTGAAACCACGTGTCGCGCGAAGGAGCTTCTCGAACAGACACTCCGGCAAACCTTCGGCGACCGGCGCCGCGCGGCGCGGATGCTGGGCATAAGCCGCACGACCCTGTGGCGGCGCATGAAACAATTCGGCGTACGGGAATGA
- the relB gene encoding DUF6290 family protein — protein sequence MLTIRLPAELETRLNILADTTKRPKSFYVREALERSLEDIEDVYLAEAALERFRASGEKGIPLEELERRLELED from the coding sequence ATGCTCACTATCCGACTTCCGGCCGAGCTTGAGACCCGGCTTAACATTCTGGCCGATACCACGAAGCGCCCGAAAAGCTTCTATGTGCGCGAAGCCCTTGAACGTAGCCTTGAGGATATTGAGGACGTTTATCTTGCGGAAGCTGCCTTGGAACGGTTTCGGGCAAGTGGAGAAAAAGGCATTCCTTTAGAAGAACTGGAGCGCCGCCTTGAACTGGAAGATTGA
- a CDS encoding 4Fe-4S dicluster domain-containing protein, with protein sequence MHLTRRGFLAFLGATATMSQAAPATAWVSKAPTNPFGCLVDVTRCIGCRKCEMACNQVNHLPEPKTRFDDQSVLNSKRRPTNTAYTVVNSYSTGKLDTRSKPIPSFVKIQCMHCQDPACVSACITGALSKLENGTVHYDVSRCIGCRYCMVACPFEIPAYDYHDPLTPQVRKCTFCLDRLKEGKPPGCASICPTEAITFGRRDTLLTVARKRLEENPGRYVDHIYGEHEAGGTSWLYIAGQPFDRLGFLDVPNSPLPQRTESIQHAMFSYLWSPAVLFGVLGLSMKLGNRPDKGGKEKI encoded by the coding sequence ATGCACCTCACGCGGCGAGGATTTCTCGCCTTTCTCGGCGCAACCGCGACCATGTCGCAGGCAGCGCCGGCAACGGCCTGGGTTTCCAAGGCTCCGACGAATCCCTTCGGATGCCTTGTCGATGTCACCCGTTGCATCGGCTGTCGCAAATGCGAAATGGCCTGCAACCAGGTCAACCACCTTCCGGAACCCAAAACACGATTCGACGATCAAAGCGTCCTCAACTCCAAGCGACGCCCCACCAACACGGCCTACACCGTGGTCAACAGCTACTCCACAGGAAAGCTGGACACCCGGAGCAAGCCGATCCCGAGCTTCGTCAAGATCCAATGCATGCATTGCCAGGATCCGGCCTGTGTCTCGGCGTGCATCACCGGCGCCCTGTCCAAACTGGAAAACGGCACGGTCCACTATGACGTGAGCCGCTGCATCGGATGCCGCTATTGCATGGTGGCCTGTCCCTTCGAGATTCCGGCGTACGATTACCACGACCCGCTGACGCCCCAGGTCAGGAAATGCACCTTCTGTCTCGATCGGCTGAAAGAGGGGAAGCCCCCCGGATGCGCCTCGATCTGTCCGACCGAGGCCATCACCTTCGGGCGCCGCGACACCTTGCTCACGGTCGCGCGCAAACGCCTGGAGGAGAACCCGGGACGCTACGTGGACCACATCTATGGCGAGCATGAGGCCGGGGGAACCAGTTGGCTCTATATCGCCGGCCAGCCCTTCGACCGGCTGGGGTTCCTGGACGTCCCCAATTCGCCGCTGCCGCAGCGCACCGAATCCATCCAACACGCCATGTTCAGCTATCTGTGGTCCCCGGCGGTGCTGTTCGGCGTCCTGGGCCTGAGCATGAAGCTCGGCAATCGTCCGGACAAGGGCGGAAAGGAGAAGATCTGA
- a CDS encoding acyltransferase family protein, giving the protein MNAQNSDRLFFWDTARAVLVLLVVALHAAAAYCTVLPWWHVRNADTGPAFDLLLSALDGFLMPTLFFIAGAFAPASLARRDPGTFFRAKVLRFVPTLLLLMVTLLPLMTYVGYVSRTPEPMGFPAYLGDWLASGADVAVHLYTTVADGMAARDAISTHHLWFLAVLVGLFGGYALWRSVFPARPPSRAPGRDTPARTGVRPVPLVAAALGMGVACAGVALAMPDGSWLRATALVVVQPTRLPLYVGFFALGAAVAEQGGLAAPWPGPWWLWLAVAVISLAAMFAAYPAVIGQTPGPFPLVLTHYLGRAFVSLGVVGLLGDLAGRGPAGKSAPGRLSRTLAASSYHVYLLHMPVVVILQYALVDAALSMYVKFGAVWLVAVTACVLASRTFVRAVARRRAA; this is encoded by the coding sequence ATGAACGCCCAAAATTCCGACCGGCTCTTTTTCTGGGACACGGCCCGGGCCGTCCTGGTCCTCCTGGTGGTGGCCCTGCACGCGGCCGCCGCATACTGCACGGTATTGCCCTGGTGGCACGTGCGCAACGCCGACACCGGCCCGGCCTTCGACCTGCTCCTGTCGGCTCTGGACGGCTTTCTCATGCCCACCCTGTTTTTCATCGCCGGCGCGTTCGCCCCGGCGTCGCTCGCCCGTCGCGATCCAGGGACATTCTTCCGGGCCAAGGTCCTGCGCTTCGTGCCCACCCTGCTTCTCCTCATGGTCACGCTCCTGCCGCTTATGACCTACGTCGGCTACGTCTCGCGCACGCCCGAGCCCATGGGTTTCCCGGCCTATCTCGGAGACTGGCTGGCCTCGGGCGCGGACGTTGCCGTGCATCTGTACACCACGGTCGCCGACGGCATGGCCGCCCGGGACGCCATCTCCACCCATCATCTGTGGTTTTTGGCGGTGCTGGTGGGACTTTTCGGCGGGTACGCCCTGTGGCGCTCCGTGTTCCCGGCCAGGCCCCCCTCCCGCGCCCCGGGCCGGGATACGCCGGCACGTACGGGCGTCCGGCCCGTCCCGCTGGTGGCGGCGGCCCTGGGCATGGGCGTGGCCTGCGCCGGCGTGGCCCTTGCCATGCCCGACGGGAGCTGGCTGCGGGCCACGGCCCTGGTGGTGGTGCAGCCTACGCGGCTGCCCCTGTACGTGGGGTTCTTCGCCCTGGGCGCGGCGGTGGCCGAACAGGGCGGGCTCGCCGCTCCATGGCCCGGGCCGTGGTGGCTGTGGCTCGCGGTGGCGGTCATTTCCCTGGCGGCCATGTTCGCGGCCTATCCGGCCGTGATCGGCCAGACGCCCGGGCCGTTTCCCCTGGTCCTGACCCACTATCTCGGCCGGGCGTTTGTGTCCCTGGGCGTGGTCGGGCTGCTTGGAGACCTGGCCGGGCGCGGGCCGGCCGGGAAGTCCGCCCCGGGCCGGCTGTCCCGCACCCTGGCCGCCTCGTCCTACCACGTCTACCTGCTGCACATGCCCGTGGTGGTCATCCTGCAATACGCCCTTGTGGACGCGGCCCTGTCCATGTACGTGAAGTTCGGGGCGGTGTGGCTGGTCGCTGTGACGGCGTGCGTGCTGGCCAGCCGGACCTTCGTCCGGGCGGTCGCCCGGCGCCGGGCCGCATAG
- a CDS encoding TraR/DksA family transcriptional regulator produces the protein MTAADRRTLFRTFTEEIAAIQATLDRWDAFQVEETLDIHTPPSWRQDMRKRLEGLRAARNRMRNEDFGVCRECGEDISPRRLLAMPETTLCVACKSEQEHALAIP, from the coding sequence ATGACAGCCGCAGACCGCAGGACCCTGTTTCGCACCTTCACCGAGGAGATCGCCGCAATCCAGGCCACCCTTGACCGTTGGGACGCGTTCCAGGTGGAGGAGACCCTCGATATCCATACCCCCCCTTCCTGGCGGCAGGACATGCGGAAACGTCTGGAGGGGCTCCGGGCCGCCAGAAACCGCATGCGCAACGAGGACTTCGGGGTGTGCCGGGAGTGCGGCGAGGACATCTCCCCCCGCCGCCTTTTGGCCATGCCCGAAACCACCCTGTGCGTGGCTTGCAAGTCGGAGCAGGAACATGCCCTGGCCATCCCCTGA
- a CDS encoding NifB/NifX family molybdenum-iron cluster-binding protein gives MRTKVAFCLWGDRIAPRYDRSQMVWIVTLEGNTVVHETTLAAEHLEPTSLCSAVAAQEVGTLICGGVMDQCRRILTRSGVVIIDNIIGSPRAVLKRFLAGTLSPGTVVD, from the coding sequence ATGAGAACGAAAGTGGCCTTTTGCTTGTGGGGAGATCGCATCGCTCCCAGGTATGATCGGTCGCAGATGGTATGGATCGTCACCCTGGAGGGGAACACGGTGGTCCACGAGACCACCCTCGCCGCGGAGCATCTCGAGCCCACCAGCCTGTGCAGCGCCGTGGCCGCCCAGGAAGTCGGCACGCTCATCTGCGGCGGGGTGATGGATCAATGCCGGCGAATCCTGACTCGTTCGGGTGTCGTGATCATCGACAACATCATTGGAAGCCCGCGCGCCGTGCTCAAACGGTTCCTCGCCGGCACGCTCTCCCCCGGCACGGTCGTGGACTGA
- a CDS encoding type II toxin-antitoxin system RelE family toxin, translating to MNWKIEFTAEADKTLTRLGREAERRILKFMRERISKLEDPRIIGEPLKGSRFSGLWRYRAGDYRILCEIQDEKIRILVVLVGHRGEIYK from the coding sequence TTGAACTGGAAGATTGAATTTACAGCAGAAGCAGACAAAACCCTTACCCGTCTTGGTAGAGAGGCAGAGAGACGGATTTTGAAGTTCATGCGTGAAAGGATTTCCAAATTAGAAGACCCACGAATCATAGGAGAGCCCCTTAAAGGCTCTAGATTTTCTGGTCTATGGCGGTATCGTGCCGGTGATTATAGGATATTATGTGAAATCCAAGATGAAAAAATTAGGATACTCGTTGTCTTAGTCGGTCATCGAGGTGAAATATACAAATAA